One Prionailurus bengalensis isolate Pbe53 chromosome D3, Fcat_Pben_1.1_paternal_pri, whole genome shotgun sequence genomic region harbors:
- the POP5 gene encoding ribonuclease P/MRP protein subunit POP5 isoform X2 has translation MVRFKHRYLLCEVVSDDPRCRLSLEDRVLGGLVRDTIARVHGTFGAASCSIGFAVRYLNAYTGIVLLRCRKEFYQLVCSALPFITYLENKGHRYPCFLNTLHVGGTIRTCQKFLIRYNRRQLLMLLQNCTDEGLKHPHPPRRVPIPEFLNLFLLRMTG, from the exons ATGGTGCGATTCAAGCACAG GTACCTGCTCTGCGAAGTCGTGTCTGATGACCCCCGCTGCCGTCTGAGTCTGGAGGACCGAGTGCTGGGCGGCCTCGTACGAGACACAATCGCTCGCGTGCACGGGACTTTCGGCGCCGCCTCCTGCTCCATCGGCTTCGCGG TGCGATACCTCAATGCCTATACTGGAATAGTGCTACTTCGATGCCGGAAAGAATTCTACCAACTCGTGTGCTCAGCTCTTCCTTTCATCACATACTTGGAGAACAAAGGACACCGTTACCCGTGTTTTCTTAACACTTTGCACGTGGGAG GTACAATCCGAACATGTCAGAAGTTCCTGATTCGTTACAACAGGAGACAGCTATTGATGTTATTGCAGAACTGCACTGATGAAG GGCTGAAACACCCTCATCCACCCAGGAGAGTTCCTATTCCAGAATTTCTGAACCTCTTCCTTTTAAGAATGACGGGTTAA
- the POP5 gene encoding ribonuclease P/MRP protein subunit POP5 isoform X1 has translation MVRFKHRYLLCEVVSDDPRCRLSLEDRVLGGLVRDTIARVHGTFGAASCSIGFAVRYLNAYTGIVLLRCRKEFYQLVCSALPFITYLENKGHRYPCFLNTLHVGGTIRTCQKFLIRYNRRQLLMLLQNCTDEGEREAIQKSVTRSCLLEERSDEEQLSDSGSEEPSEAME, from the exons ATGGTGCGATTCAAGCACAG GTACCTGCTCTGCGAAGTCGTGTCTGATGACCCCCGCTGCCGTCTGAGTCTGGAGGACCGAGTGCTGGGCGGCCTCGTACGAGACACAATCGCTCGCGTGCACGGGACTTTCGGCGCCGCCTCCTGCTCCATCGGCTTCGCGG TGCGATACCTCAATGCCTATACTGGAATAGTGCTACTTCGATGCCGGAAAGAATTCTACCAACTCGTGTGCTCAGCTCTTCCTTTCATCACATACTTGGAGAACAAAGGACACCGTTACCCGTGTTTTCTTAACACTTTGCACGTGGGAG GTACAATCCGAACATGTCAGAAGTTCCTGATTCGTTACAACAGGAGACAGCTATTGATGTTATTGCAGAACTGCACTGATGAAG GAGAGCGGGAAGCTATCCAGAAGTCTGTCACAAGAAGCTGTTTACTAGAGGAGAGGTCAGATGAGGAGCAGCTTTCAGATAGtggcagtgaggagccttctGAAGCAATGGAGTGA